Proteins co-encoded in one Nicotiana sylvestris chromosome 7, ASM39365v2, whole genome shotgun sequence genomic window:
- the LOC104219557 gene encoding FBD-associated F-box protein At2g26860-like has translation METSLAKPKVLGASITSTNEGIDKISYLPDEILHNILSFLYIFYVVQLSILSKRWNYICRTMPYLHFDIIRFGNERVKRLWDWQLAEKFKDFINWVLISQCATNTSLACFKLCSSNFFDKMAIFRWIRVITKRNVRELVLSICLDEPFELPYCVVTCESLQVLKLQLSGDMLKLPNHLGFCQLKLLHLEKVELSNEHLTSSLFSTCPHLEKLILGDCTFGAMTVLDIASTSLVYVYLVNYINNGQSYINCSVKISCPNLKVLKYGAPMAKDIIIENPFSIEIVHIFFYDPDDHIKEIGMLVHKMIKNVHSTSALKLCMGSVSGLYSVSHEVRNFPVTFYKLKSLKLTVGIDEFCMQVMILLLKHSPNLEVLNLFSDENFGWDENWRLHDPSESIVCLESHLKLIKLAGFKYEENEMELLRFFLKNARVLEKLIVVWADYADILEEASEVVLKYPRTSSHVVVTFLDVNPKSKSHYLHSVF, from the coding sequence ATGGAAACATCATTAGCAAAACCCAAGGTTTTAGGTGCTTCTATTACCAGTACAAATGAAGGAATTGACAAAATAAGTTATTTGCCTGATGAAATACTCCACAACATCCTTTCATTTCTTTACATTTTTTATGTGGTTCAGTTAAGCATTTTGTCGAAAAGATGGAACTATATATGTAGGACAATGCCTTACTTGCATTTTGATATTATTCGCTTTGGTAATGAACGGGTTAAACGGCTTTGGGATTGGCAACTGGCTGAGAAATTCAAAGATTTTATCAATTGGGTCTTAATTTCCCAATGCGCAACCAACACTAGTCTTGCTTGCTTTAAACTCTGTTCTAGCAATTTTTTTGATAAGATGGCTATTTTCCGGTGGATTCGTGTGATAACAAAGCGAAATGTTCGAGAACTCGTGTTAAGTATTTGTCTCGATGAGCCATTTGAGTTGCCATATTGTGTTGTCACTTGTGAATCTTTGCAAGTTTTGAAATTACAGTTGTCTGGGGATATGCTTAAGTTGCCTAATCATTTGGGATTTTGTCAGCTCAAATTGCTGCATCTTGAGAAAGTTGAGTTATCAAACGAGCATTTGACAAGTAGCTTATTCTCAACATgtcctcacctagaaaaattgatATTGGGAGATTGTACTTTTGGAGCTATGACTGTGCTTGATATTGCTTCGACATCTTTGGTTTATGTGTATCTAGTAAACTATATTAACAATGGTCAAAGTTACATCAATTGTAGTGTCAAAATTTCTTGCCCAAATCTCAAGGTCTTGAAATATGGTGCTCCAATGGCAAAGGATATAATTATAGAGAATCCCTTCTCGATAGAAATTGTTCACATCTTCTTTTATGATCCAGACGACCATATAAAAGAAATTGGCATGCTTGTGCATAAGATGATCAAGAATGTCCATTCCACATCAGCTTTGAAATTATGCATGGGTTCCGTTTCGGGTCTTTATAGTGTATCTCATGAAGTAAGAAACTTTCCGGTCACGTTTTATAAGCTCAAGTCCTTAAAATTGACAGTGGGAATTGAtgaattttgcatgcaagttaTGATATTATTGCTCAAGCATTCTCCTAATCTGGAGGTTCTTAATTTATTTTCTGATGAGAATTTTGGTTGGGATGAGAATTGGAGGCTGCATGACCCCAGTGAAAGCATTGTGTGCTTGGAATCTCATCTAAAGTTGATTAAGTTGGCTGGTTTCAAATATGAAGAAAATGAGATGGAGTTACTAAGGTTTTTCCTAAAGAACGCACGAGTACTGGAAAAACTGATAGTTGTTTGGGCCGACTATGCTGACATATTAGAAGAGGCATCAGAGGTGGTTTTGAAGTATCCTAGAACTTCTTCACATGTTGTTGTGACATTTCTTGATGTCAATCCCAAATCGAAATCTCATTACCTGCACAGTGTATTTTAA
- the LOC104219556 gene encoding uncharacterized protein: MASGGESFPTVDAEKELNPQKNNDFQVDPVSSQVSSSLEKEAKEKLEKMKKEKDRKDALQNFKTAMIISGVVVAVAGAIFAITKKLKERSN; the protein is encoded by the exons ATGGCAAGTGGAGGTGAAAGTTTTCCAACAGTTGATGCTGAAAAAGAGTTGAATCCACAGAAGAATAATGACTTTCAGGTTGATCCAGTATCATCACAAGTTTCTTCCTCACTTGAAAAAGAG GCAAAGGAAAAAttggagaaaatgaaaaaagaaaaagatagaaaagatgCACTACAAAATTTCAAGACTGCTATGATTATCTCAGGAGTTGTTGTTGCTGTGGCTGGTGCTATCTTTGCCATTACCAAGAAGCTCAAGGAGAGATCCAATTAG